A region from the Enoplosus armatus isolate fEnoArm2 chromosome 24, fEnoArm2.hap1, whole genome shotgun sequence genome encodes:
- the LOC139306465 gene encoding cyclin-Y-like protein 1 isoform X10 — translation MGGSVSCCISPGESPKIHRREVELEECPITTTEDVSEDTGTYLQHISDRELPDELAQEANPSDHPRASTLFLNKSQTDVREKRKSNYMNHRRIGHILSHQKQREKVPDDYSVVDPEHKLIYRFIRTLFSSAQLTAECAIVTLVYLERLLTYAELDICPCNWKRIVLGAILLASKVWDDQAVWNVDYCQILKDITVEDMNEMERHFLELLQFNINVPASVYAKYYFDLRSLADDNNLSFPLEPLSNKRAQKLEAISRLCEDKYKDLSKAAMRRSVSVDNLVGIKNSQAVLS, via the exons ATGGGAGGTTCGGTGTCTTGCTGCATCTCCCCCGGAGAGAGTCCCAAGATCCACAGGAgagaggtggagctggaggagtgTCCCATCACCACCACAGAGGACGTGAGCGAGGACACTGGGACCTACCTGCAGCACATCAGCGACAGGGAGCTCCCTGACG AACTGGCCCAAGAGGCCAACCCATCAGACCACCCCAGAGCCAGCACCCTCTTCCTCAACAAGTCTCAGACAGACG TGCgcgagaaaagaaaaagtaactACATGAATCAT CGTCGCATTGGCCATATACTATCACATCAAAAACAG CGAGAAAAGGTCCCAGACGACTACTCTGTTGTAGACCCAGAACATAAACTCATCTACCGCTTCATACGAACGCTCTTCAGCTCTGCACAGCTCACTGCTGAGTGCGCCATCGTCACTCTG GTCTACCTGGAAAGGTTGTTGACGTACGCTGAGCTGGACATCTGTCCTTGTAACTGGAAACGAATTGTTCTCGGTGCCATCCTGCTGGCCTCCAAGGTCTGGGACGACCAGGCTGTGTGGAACGTCGACTACTGCCAGATCCTCAAAGATATCACAGTGGAGGACAT GAATGAGATGGAGCGCCACttcctggagctgctccagtTCAACATTAACGTCCCAGCCAGCGTCTACGCCAAATATTACTTTGACCTGCGCTCACTGGCTGACGACAACAACCTCAGTTTCCCTCTGGAGCCGCTGAGCAATAAACGGGCCCAGAAACTGGAG GCCATCTCCAGGCTGTGCGAGGACAAGTACAAGGACCTGAGTAAAGCTGCTATGAGGAGGTCCGTCAGTGTGGACAACCTGGTTGGCATCAAGAACTCGCAGGCTGTGCTGTCTTAA
- the LOC139306465 gene encoding cyclin-Y-like protein 1 isoform X7, protein MGGSVSCCISPGESPKIHRREVELEECPITTTEDVSEDTGTYLQHISDRELPDELAQEANPSDHPRASTLFLNKSQTDVREKRKSNYMNHVSDRSQMSPGLLTKKYSSCSTIFIDDSTVSQPNLKSTIKCVALAIYYHIKNRDSNRSLDIFDEKKHPLTREKVPDDYSVVDPEHKLIYRFIRTLFSSAQLTAECAIVTLVYLERLLTYAELDICPCNWKRIVLGAILLASKVWDDQAVWNVDYCQILKDITVEDMNEMERHFLELLQFNINVPASVYAKYYFDLRSLADDNNLSFPLEPLSNKRAQKLEAISRLCEDKYKDLSKAAMRRSVSVDNLVGIKNSQAVLS, encoded by the exons ATGGGAGGTTCGGTGTCTTGCTGCATCTCCCCCGGAGAGAGTCCCAAGATCCACAGGAgagaggtggagctggaggagtgTCCCATCACCACCACAGAGGACGTGAGCGAGGACACTGGGACCTACCTGCAGCACATCAGCGACAGGGAGCTCCCTGACG AACTGGCCCAAGAGGCCAACCCATCAGACCACCCCAGAGCCAGCACCCTCTTCCTCAACAAGTCTCAGACAGACG TGCgcgagaaaagaaaaagtaactACATGAATCATGTAAGTGACAGGTCT CAAATGTCCCCAGGGCTCCTGACAAAAAAGTACAGCTCCTGCTCAACAATATTCATCGATGACAGCACAGTCAGCCAGCCCAACCTCAAGAGCACGATCAAATG CGTCGCATTGGCCATATACTATCACATCAAAAACAG AGATTCAAACCGCTCGCTGGATATATTCGATGAGAAGAAGCACCCTCTGACG CGAGAAAAGGTCCCAGACGACTACTCTGTTGTAGACCCAGAACATAAACTCATCTACCGCTTCATACGAACGCTCTTCAGCTCTGCACAGCTCACTGCTGAGTGCGCCATCGTCACTCTG GTCTACCTGGAAAGGTTGTTGACGTACGCTGAGCTGGACATCTGTCCTTGTAACTGGAAACGAATTGTTCTCGGTGCCATCCTGCTGGCCTCCAAGGTCTGGGACGACCAGGCTGTGTGGAACGTCGACTACTGCCAGATCCTCAAAGATATCACAGTGGAGGACAT GAATGAGATGGAGCGCCACttcctggagctgctccagtTCAACATTAACGTCCCAGCCAGCGTCTACGCCAAATATTACTTTGACCTGCGCTCACTGGCTGACGACAACAACCTCAGTTTCCCTCTGGAGCCGCTGAGCAATAAACGGGCCCAGAAACTGGAG GCCATCTCCAGGCTGTGCGAGGACAAGTACAAGGACCTGAGTAAAGCTGCTATGAGGAGGTCCGTCAGTGTGGACAACCTGGTTGGCATCAAGAACTCGCAGGCTGTGCTGTCTTAA
- the LOC139306465 gene encoding cyclin-Y-like protein 1 isoform X6, giving the protein MGGSVSCCISPGESPKIHRREVELEECPITTTEDVSEDTGTYLQHISDRELPDELAQEANPSDHPRASTLFLNKSQTDGHYFLPISVREKRKSNYMNHVSDRSQMSPGLLTKKYSSCSTIFIDDSTVSQPNLKSTIKCVALAIYYHIKNRDSNRSLDIFDEKKHPLTREKVPDDYSVVDPEHKLIYRFIRTLFSSAQLTAECAIVTLVYLERLLTYAELDICPCNWKRIVLGAILLASKVWDDQAVWNVDYCQILKDITVEDMNEMERHFLELLQFNINVPASVYAKYYFDLRSLADDNNLSFPLEPLSNKRAQKLEAISRLCEDKYKDLSKAAMRRSVSVDNLVGIKNSQAVLS; this is encoded by the exons ATGGGAGGTTCGGTGTCTTGCTGCATCTCCCCCGGAGAGAGTCCCAAGATCCACAGGAgagaggtggagctggaggagtgTCCCATCACCACCACAGAGGACGTGAGCGAGGACACTGGGACCTACCTGCAGCACATCAGCGACAGGGAGCTCCCTGACG AACTGGCCCAAGAGGCCAACCCATCAGACCACCCCAGAGCCAGCACCCTCTTCCTCAACAAGTCTCAGACAGACGGTCA TTATTTTCTCCCCATTTCAGTGCgcgagaaaagaaaaagtaactACATGAATCATGTAAGTGACAGGTCT CAAATGTCCCCAGGGCTCCTGACAAAAAAGTACAGCTCCTGCTCAACAATATTCATCGATGACAGCACAGTCAGCCAGCCCAACCTCAAGAGCACGATCAAATG CGTCGCATTGGCCATATACTATCACATCAAAAACAG AGATTCAAACCGCTCGCTGGATATATTCGATGAGAAGAAGCACCCTCTGACG CGAGAAAAGGTCCCAGACGACTACTCTGTTGTAGACCCAGAACATAAACTCATCTACCGCTTCATACGAACGCTCTTCAGCTCTGCACAGCTCACTGCTGAGTGCGCCATCGTCACTCTG GTCTACCTGGAAAGGTTGTTGACGTACGCTGAGCTGGACATCTGTCCTTGTAACTGGAAACGAATTGTTCTCGGTGCCATCCTGCTGGCCTCCAAGGTCTGGGACGACCAGGCTGTGTGGAACGTCGACTACTGCCAGATCCTCAAAGATATCACAGTGGAGGACAT GAATGAGATGGAGCGCCACttcctggagctgctccagtTCAACATTAACGTCCCAGCCAGCGTCTACGCCAAATATTACTTTGACCTGCGCTCACTGGCTGACGACAACAACCTCAGTTTCCCTCTGGAGCCGCTGAGCAATAAACGGGCCCAGAAACTGGAG GCCATCTCCAGGCTGTGCGAGGACAAGTACAAGGACCTGAGTAAAGCTGCTATGAGGAGGTCCGTCAGTGTGGACAACCTGGTTGGCATCAAGAACTCGCAGGCTGTGCTGTCTTAA
- the LOC139306465 gene encoding cyclin-Y-like protein 1 isoform X1 → MGGSVSCCISPGESPKIHRREVELEECPITTTEDVSEDTGTYLQHISDRELPDELAQEANPSDHPRASTLFLNKSQTDGQYFSVKDVIVIYFFTRLISLSYFLPISVREKRKSNYMNHVRLLTKKYSSCSTIFIDDSTVSQPNLKSTIKCVALAIYYHIKNRDSNRSLDIFDEKKHPLTREKVPDDYSVVDPEHKLIYRFIRTLFSSAQLTAECAIVTLVYLERLLTYAELDICPCNWKRIVLGAILLASKVWDDQAVWNVDYCQILKDITVEDMNEMERHFLELLQFNINVPASVYAKYYFDLRSLADDNNLSFPLEPLSNKRAQKLEAISRLCEDKYKDLSKAAMRRSVSVDNLVGIKNSQAVLS, encoded by the exons ATGGGAGGTTCGGTGTCTTGCTGCATCTCCCCCGGAGAGAGTCCCAAGATCCACAGGAgagaggtggagctggaggagtgTCCCATCACCACCACAGAGGACGTGAGCGAGGACACTGGGACCTACCTGCAGCACATCAGCGACAGGGAGCTCCCTGACG AACTGGCCCAAGAGGCCAACCCATCAGACCACCCCAGAGCCAGCACCCTCTTCCTCAACAAGTCTCAGACAGACGGTCAGTATTTCTCTGTCAAAGATGTCAtcgttatatatttttttactcgCCTAATCTCACTGAGTTATTTTCTCCCCATTTCAGTGCgcgagaaaagaaaaagtaactACATGAATCATGTAA GGCTCCTGACAAAAAAGTACAGCTCCTGCTCAACAATATTCATCGATGACAGCACAGTCAGCCAGCCCAACCTCAAGAGCACGATCAAATG CGTCGCATTGGCCATATACTATCACATCAAAAACAG AGATTCAAACCGCTCGCTGGATATATTCGATGAGAAGAAGCACCCTCTGACG CGAGAAAAGGTCCCAGACGACTACTCTGTTGTAGACCCAGAACATAAACTCATCTACCGCTTCATACGAACGCTCTTCAGCTCTGCACAGCTCACTGCTGAGTGCGCCATCGTCACTCTG GTCTACCTGGAAAGGTTGTTGACGTACGCTGAGCTGGACATCTGTCCTTGTAACTGGAAACGAATTGTTCTCGGTGCCATCCTGCTGGCCTCCAAGGTCTGGGACGACCAGGCTGTGTGGAACGTCGACTACTGCCAGATCCTCAAAGATATCACAGTGGAGGACAT GAATGAGATGGAGCGCCACttcctggagctgctccagtTCAACATTAACGTCCCAGCCAGCGTCTACGCCAAATATTACTTTGACCTGCGCTCACTGGCTGACGACAACAACCTCAGTTTCCCTCTGGAGCCGCTGAGCAATAAACGGGCCCAGAAACTGGAG GCCATCTCCAGGCTGTGCGAGGACAAGTACAAGGACCTGAGTAAAGCTGCTATGAGGAGGTCCGTCAGTGTGGACAACCTGGTTGGCATCAAGAACTCGCAGGCTGTGCTGTCTTAA
- the LOC139306465 gene encoding cyclin-Y-like protein 1 isoform X2, producing the protein MGGSVSCCISPGESPKIHRREVELEECPITTTEDVSEDTGTYLQHISDRELPDENTFPLHFHLTELAQEANPSDHPRASTLFLNKSQTDVREKRKSNYMNHQMSPGLLTKKYSSCSTIFIDDSTVSQPNLKSTIKCVALAIYYHIKNRDSNRSLDIFDEKKHPLTREKVPDDYSVVDPEHKLIYRFIRTLFSSAQLTAECAIVTLVYLERLLTYAELDICPCNWKRIVLGAILLASKVWDDQAVWNVDYCQILKDITVEDMNEMERHFLELLQFNINVPASVYAKYYFDLRSLADDNNLSFPLEPLSNKRAQKLEAISRLCEDKYKDLSKAAMRRSVSVDNLVGIKNSQAVLS; encoded by the exons ATGGGAGGTTCGGTGTCTTGCTGCATCTCCCCCGGAGAGAGTCCCAAGATCCACAGGAgagaggtggagctggaggagtgTCCCATCACCACCACAGAGGACGTGAGCGAGGACACTGGGACCTACCTGCAGCACATCAGCGACAGGGAGCTCCCTGACG AAAACACTTTCCCCCTTCACTTTCATCTTACAGAACTGGCCCAAGAGGCCAACCCATCAGACCACCCCAGAGCCAGCACCCTCTTCCTCAACAAGTCTCAGACAGACG TGCgcgagaaaagaaaaagtaactACATGAATCAT CAAATGTCCCCAGGGCTCCTGACAAAAAAGTACAGCTCCTGCTCAACAATATTCATCGATGACAGCACAGTCAGCCAGCCCAACCTCAAGAGCACGATCAAATG CGTCGCATTGGCCATATACTATCACATCAAAAACAG AGATTCAAACCGCTCGCTGGATATATTCGATGAGAAGAAGCACCCTCTGACG CGAGAAAAGGTCCCAGACGACTACTCTGTTGTAGACCCAGAACATAAACTCATCTACCGCTTCATACGAACGCTCTTCAGCTCTGCACAGCTCACTGCTGAGTGCGCCATCGTCACTCTG GTCTACCTGGAAAGGTTGTTGACGTACGCTGAGCTGGACATCTGTCCTTGTAACTGGAAACGAATTGTTCTCGGTGCCATCCTGCTGGCCTCCAAGGTCTGGGACGACCAGGCTGTGTGGAACGTCGACTACTGCCAGATCCTCAAAGATATCACAGTGGAGGACAT GAATGAGATGGAGCGCCACttcctggagctgctccagtTCAACATTAACGTCCCAGCCAGCGTCTACGCCAAATATTACTTTGACCTGCGCTCACTGGCTGACGACAACAACCTCAGTTTCCCTCTGGAGCCGCTGAGCAATAAACGGGCCCAGAAACTGGAG GCCATCTCCAGGCTGTGCGAGGACAAGTACAAGGACCTGAGTAAAGCTGCTATGAGGAGGTCCGTCAGTGTGGACAACCTGGTTGGCATCAAGAACTCGCAGGCTGTGCTGTCTTAA
- the LOC139306465 gene encoding cyclin-Y-like protein 1 isoform X4: MGGSVSCCISPGESPKIHRREVELEECPITTTEDVSEDTGTYLQHISDRELPDELAQEANPSDHPRASTLFLNKSQTDGHYFLPISVREKRKSNYMNHQMSPGLLTKKYSSCSTIFIDDSTVSQPNLKSTIKCVALAIYYHIKNRDSNRSLDIFDEKKHPLTREKVPDDYSVVDPEHKLIYRFIRTLFSSAQLTAECAIVTLVYLERLLTYAELDICPCNWKRIVLGAILLASKVWDDQAVWNVDYCQILKDITVEDMNEMERHFLELLQFNINVPASVYAKYYFDLRSLADDNNLSFPLEPLSNKRAQKLEAISRLCEDKYKDLSKAAMRRSVSVDNLVGIKNSQAVLS; the protein is encoded by the exons ATGGGAGGTTCGGTGTCTTGCTGCATCTCCCCCGGAGAGAGTCCCAAGATCCACAGGAgagaggtggagctggaggagtgTCCCATCACCACCACAGAGGACGTGAGCGAGGACACTGGGACCTACCTGCAGCACATCAGCGACAGGGAGCTCCCTGACG AACTGGCCCAAGAGGCCAACCCATCAGACCACCCCAGAGCCAGCACCCTCTTCCTCAACAAGTCTCAGACAGACGGTCA TTATTTTCTCCCCATTTCAGTGCgcgagaaaagaaaaagtaactACATGAATCAT CAAATGTCCCCAGGGCTCCTGACAAAAAAGTACAGCTCCTGCTCAACAATATTCATCGATGACAGCACAGTCAGCCAGCCCAACCTCAAGAGCACGATCAAATG CGTCGCATTGGCCATATACTATCACATCAAAAACAG AGATTCAAACCGCTCGCTGGATATATTCGATGAGAAGAAGCACCCTCTGACG CGAGAAAAGGTCCCAGACGACTACTCTGTTGTAGACCCAGAACATAAACTCATCTACCGCTTCATACGAACGCTCTTCAGCTCTGCACAGCTCACTGCTGAGTGCGCCATCGTCACTCTG GTCTACCTGGAAAGGTTGTTGACGTACGCTGAGCTGGACATCTGTCCTTGTAACTGGAAACGAATTGTTCTCGGTGCCATCCTGCTGGCCTCCAAGGTCTGGGACGACCAGGCTGTGTGGAACGTCGACTACTGCCAGATCCTCAAAGATATCACAGTGGAGGACAT GAATGAGATGGAGCGCCACttcctggagctgctccagtTCAACATTAACGTCCCAGCCAGCGTCTACGCCAAATATTACTTTGACCTGCGCTCACTGGCTGACGACAACAACCTCAGTTTCCCTCTGGAGCCGCTGAGCAATAAACGGGCCCAGAAACTGGAG GCCATCTCCAGGCTGTGCGAGGACAAGTACAAGGACCTGAGTAAAGCTGCTATGAGGAGGTCCGTCAGTGTGGACAACCTGGTTGGCATCAAGAACTCGCAGGCTGTGCTGTCTTAA
- the LOC139306465 gene encoding cyclin-Y-like protein 1 isoform X9, producing MGGSVSCCISPGESPKIHRREVELEECPITTTEDVSEDTGTYLQHISDRELPDELAQEANPSDHPRASTLFLNKSQTDGQYFSVKDKRKSNYMNHVRLLTKKYSSCSTIFIDDSTVSQPNLKSTIKCVALAIYYHIKNRDSNRSLDIFDEKKHPLTREKVPDDYSVVDPEHKLIYRFIRTLFSSAQLTAECAIVTLVYLERLLTYAELDICPCNWKRIVLGAILLASKVWDDQAVWNVDYCQILKDITVEDMNEMERHFLELLQFNINVPASVYAKYYFDLRSLADDNNLSFPLEPLSNKRAQKLEAISRLCEDKYKDLSKAAMRRSVSVDNLVGIKNSQAVLS from the exons ATGGGAGGTTCGGTGTCTTGCTGCATCTCCCCCGGAGAGAGTCCCAAGATCCACAGGAgagaggtggagctggaggagtgTCCCATCACCACCACAGAGGACGTGAGCGAGGACACTGGGACCTACCTGCAGCACATCAGCGACAGGGAGCTCCCTGACG AACTGGCCCAAGAGGCCAACCCATCAGACCACCCCAGAGCCAGCACCCTCTTCCTCAACAAGTCTCAGACAGACGGTCAGTATTTCTCTGTCAAAGAT aaaagaaaaagtaactACATGAATCATGTAA GGCTCCTGACAAAAAAGTACAGCTCCTGCTCAACAATATTCATCGATGACAGCACAGTCAGCCAGCCCAACCTCAAGAGCACGATCAAATG CGTCGCATTGGCCATATACTATCACATCAAAAACAG AGATTCAAACCGCTCGCTGGATATATTCGATGAGAAGAAGCACCCTCTGACG CGAGAAAAGGTCCCAGACGACTACTCTGTTGTAGACCCAGAACATAAACTCATCTACCGCTTCATACGAACGCTCTTCAGCTCTGCACAGCTCACTGCTGAGTGCGCCATCGTCACTCTG GTCTACCTGGAAAGGTTGTTGACGTACGCTGAGCTGGACATCTGTCCTTGTAACTGGAAACGAATTGTTCTCGGTGCCATCCTGCTGGCCTCCAAGGTCTGGGACGACCAGGCTGTGTGGAACGTCGACTACTGCCAGATCCTCAAAGATATCACAGTGGAGGACAT GAATGAGATGGAGCGCCACttcctggagctgctccagtTCAACATTAACGTCCCAGCCAGCGTCTACGCCAAATATTACTTTGACCTGCGCTCACTGGCTGACGACAACAACCTCAGTTTCCCTCTGGAGCCGCTGAGCAATAAACGGGCCCAGAAACTGGAG GCCATCTCCAGGCTGTGCGAGGACAAGTACAAGGACCTGAGTAAAGCTGCTATGAGGAGGTCCGTCAGTGTGGACAACCTGGTTGGCATCAAGAACTCGCAGGCTGTGCTGTCTTAA
- the LOC139306465 gene encoding cyclin-Y-like protein 1 isoform X8, with translation MGGSVSCCISPGESPKIHRREVELEECPITTTEDVSEDTGTYLQHISDRELPDELAQEANPSDHPRASTLFLNKSQTDVREKRKSNYMNHVSDRSAWLLTKKYSSCSTIFIDDSTVSQPNLKSTIKCVALAIYYHIKNRDSNRSLDIFDEKKHPLTREKVPDDYSVVDPEHKLIYRFIRTLFSSAQLTAECAIVTLVYLERLLTYAELDICPCNWKRIVLGAILLASKVWDDQAVWNVDYCQILKDITVEDMNEMERHFLELLQFNINVPASVYAKYYFDLRSLADDNNLSFPLEPLSNKRAQKLEAISRLCEDKYKDLSKAAMRRSVSVDNLVGIKNSQAVLS, from the exons ATGGGAGGTTCGGTGTCTTGCTGCATCTCCCCCGGAGAGAGTCCCAAGATCCACAGGAgagaggtggagctggaggagtgTCCCATCACCACCACAGAGGACGTGAGCGAGGACACTGGGACCTACCTGCAGCACATCAGCGACAGGGAGCTCCCTGACG AACTGGCCCAAGAGGCCAACCCATCAGACCACCCCAGAGCCAGCACCCTCTTCCTCAACAAGTCTCAGACAGACG TGCgcgagaaaagaaaaagtaactACATGAATCATGTAAGTGACAGGTCTGCTT GGCTCCTGACAAAAAAGTACAGCTCCTGCTCAACAATATTCATCGATGACAGCACAGTCAGCCAGCCCAACCTCAAGAGCACGATCAAATG CGTCGCATTGGCCATATACTATCACATCAAAAACAG AGATTCAAACCGCTCGCTGGATATATTCGATGAGAAGAAGCACCCTCTGACG CGAGAAAAGGTCCCAGACGACTACTCTGTTGTAGACCCAGAACATAAACTCATCTACCGCTTCATACGAACGCTCTTCAGCTCTGCACAGCTCACTGCTGAGTGCGCCATCGTCACTCTG GTCTACCTGGAAAGGTTGTTGACGTACGCTGAGCTGGACATCTGTCCTTGTAACTGGAAACGAATTGTTCTCGGTGCCATCCTGCTGGCCTCCAAGGTCTGGGACGACCAGGCTGTGTGGAACGTCGACTACTGCCAGATCCTCAAAGATATCACAGTGGAGGACAT GAATGAGATGGAGCGCCACttcctggagctgctccagtTCAACATTAACGTCCCAGCCAGCGTCTACGCCAAATATTACTTTGACCTGCGCTCACTGGCTGACGACAACAACCTCAGTTTCCCTCTGGAGCCGCTGAGCAATAAACGGGCCCAGAAACTGGAG GCCATCTCCAGGCTGTGCGAGGACAAGTACAAGGACCTGAGTAAAGCTGCTATGAGGAGGTCCGTCAGTGTGGACAACCTGGTTGGCATCAAGAACTCGCAGGCTGTGCTGTCTTAA
- the LOC139306465 gene encoding cyclin-Y-like protein 1 isoform X5, which produces MGGSVSCCISPGESPKIHRREVELEECPITTTEDVSEDTGTYLQHISDRELPDELAQEANPSDHPRASTLFLNKSQTDVREKRKSNYMNHQMSPGLLTKKYSSCSTIFIDDSTVSQPNLKSTIKCVALAIYYHIKNRDSNRSLDIFDEKKHPLTREKVPDDYSVVDPEHKLIYRFIRTLFSSAQLTAECAIVTLVYLERLLTYAELDICPCNWKRIVLGAILLASKVWDDQAVWNVDYCQILKDITVEDMNEMERHFLELLQFNINVPASVYAKYYFDLRSLADDNNLSFPLEPLSNKRAQKLEAISRLCEDKYKDLSKAAMRRSVSVDNLVGIKNSQAVLS; this is translated from the exons ATGGGAGGTTCGGTGTCTTGCTGCATCTCCCCCGGAGAGAGTCCCAAGATCCACAGGAgagaggtggagctggaggagtgTCCCATCACCACCACAGAGGACGTGAGCGAGGACACTGGGACCTACCTGCAGCACATCAGCGACAGGGAGCTCCCTGACG AACTGGCCCAAGAGGCCAACCCATCAGACCACCCCAGAGCCAGCACCCTCTTCCTCAACAAGTCTCAGACAGACG TGCgcgagaaaagaaaaagtaactACATGAATCAT CAAATGTCCCCAGGGCTCCTGACAAAAAAGTACAGCTCCTGCTCAACAATATTCATCGATGACAGCACAGTCAGCCAGCCCAACCTCAAGAGCACGATCAAATG CGTCGCATTGGCCATATACTATCACATCAAAAACAG AGATTCAAACCGCTCGCTGGATATATTCGATGAGAAGAAGCACCCTCTGACG CGAGAAAAGGTCCCAGACGACTACTCTGTTGTAGACCCAGAACATAAACTCATCTACCGCTTCATACGAACGCTCTTCAGCTCTGCACAGCTCACTGCTGAGTGCGCCATCGTCACTCTG GTCTACCTGGAAAGGTTGTTGACGTACGCTGAGCTGGACATCTGTCCTTGTAACTGGAAACGAATTGTTCTCGGTGCCATCCTGCTGGCCTCCAAGGTCTGGGACGACCAGGCTGTGTGGAACGTCGACTACTGCCAGATCCTCAAAGATATCACAGTGGAGGACAT GAATGAGATGGAGCGCCACttcctggagctgctccagtTCAACATTAACGTCCCAGCCAGCGTCTACGCCAAATATTACTTTGACCTGCGCTCACTGGCTGACGACAACAACCTCAGTTTCCCTCTGGAGCCGCTGAGCAATAAACGGGCCCAGAAACTGGAG GCCATCTCCAGGCTGTGCGAGGACAAGTACAAGGACCTGAGTAAAGCTGCTATGAGGAGGTCCGTCAGTGTGGACAACCTGGTTGGCATCAAGAACTCGCAGGCTGTGCTGTCTTAA
- the LOC139306465 gene encoding cyclin-Y-like protein 1 isoform X3 has translation MGGSVSCCISPGESPKIHRREVELEECPITTTEDVSEDTGTYLQHISDRELPDELAQEANPSDHPRASTLFLNKSQTDGHYFLPISVREKRKSNYMNHVSDRSACQMSPGLLTKKYSSCSTIFIDDSTVSQPNLKSTIKCVALAIYYHIKNRDSNRSLDIFDEKKHPLTREKVPDDYSVVDPEHKLIYRFIRTLFSSAQLTAECAIVTLVYLERLLTYAELDICPCNWKRIVLGAILLASKVWDDQAVWNVDYCQILKDITVEDMNEMERHFLELLQFNINVPASVYAKYYFDLRSLADDNNLSFPLEPLSNKRAQKLEAISRLCEDKYKDLSKAAMRRSVSVDNLVGIKNSQAVLS, from the exons ATGGGAGGTTCGGTGTCTTGCTGCATCTCCCCCGGAGAGAGTCCCAAGATCCACAGGAgagaggtggagctggaggagtgTCCCATCACCACCACAGAGGACGTGAGCGAGGACACTGGGACCTACCTGCAGCACATCAGCGACAGGGAGCTCCCTGACG AACTGGCCCAAGAGGCCAACCCATCAGACCACCCCAGAGCCAGCACCCTCTTCCTCAACAAGTCTCAGACAGACGGTCA TTATTTTCTCCCCATTTCAGTGCgcgagaaaagaaaaagtaactACATGAATCATGTAAGTGACAGGTCTGCTTGT CAAATGTCCCCAGGGCTCCTGACAAAAAAGTACAGCTCCTGCTCAACAATATTCATCGATGACAGCACAGTCAGCCAGCCCAACCTCAAGAGCACGATCAAATG CGTCGCATTGGCCATATACTATCACATCAAAAACAG AGATTCAAACCGCTCGCTGGATATATTCGATGAGAAGAAGCACCCTCTGACG CGAGAAAAGGTCCCAGACGACTACTCTGTTGTAGACCCAGAACATAAACTCATCTACCGCTTCATACGAACGCTCTTCAGCTCTGCACAGCTCACTGCTGAGTGCGCCATCGTCACTCTG GTCTACCTGGAAAGGTTGTTGACGTACGCTGAGCTGGACATCTGTCCTTGTAACTGGAAACGAATTGTTCTCGGTGCCATCCTGCTGGCCTCCAAGGTCTGGGACGACCAGGCTGTGTGGAACGTCGACTACTGCCAGATCCTCAAAGATATCACAGTGGAGGACAT GAATGAGATGGAGCGCCACttcctggagctgctccagtTCAACATTAACGTCCCAGCCAGCGTCTACGCCAAATATTACTTTGACCTGCGCTCACTGGCTGACGACAACAACCTCAGTTTCCCTCTGGAGCCGCTGAGCAATAAACGGGCCCAGAAACTGGAG GCCATCTCCAGGCTGTGCGAGGACAAGTACAAGGACCTGAGTAAAGCTGCTATGAGGAGGTCCGTCAGTGTGGACAACCTGGTTGGCATCAAGAACTCGCAGGCTGTGCTGTCTTAA